The genomic segment GCGAGCGATATTTCGATTCAGGAGCAGCCTGTTATATCGATTGAAGCGATCAAGGCGATGAAAAATGAAACCAGCGAAGACGATATCATTCCTGAGCTCAAAGATGCTCTGCAGCAAATTGCAGCCTCTAAGCCAGAGTTGAGTGAAATTGAAAAAGTCTTAGGTCGCCCGATCACTATTCAGGGTGACCAGCAGGTGCCCTATTTGGTGCTGAGAAAAATCATGGCCACCGCTGCAGTTGCTGGCTATCGCGATATTTCTTTGGCGGTAGTGCAGCAAGAG from the Pseudomonadales bacterium genome contains:
- a CDS encoding biopolymer transporter ExbD, with product MKHSRKAARMAKKHARANKVSALNLTALMDIFTILVFFLMVNSGDSQKVKDTETILLPRSIADKAPKDTVILAVDASDISIQEQPVISIEAIKAMKNETSEDDIIPELKDALQQIAASKPELSEIEKVLGRPITIQGDQQVPYLVLRKIMATAAVAGYRDISLAVVQQE